A window from Culex pipiens pallens isolate TS chromosome 3, TS_CPP_V2, whole genome shotgun sequence encodes these proteins:
- the LOC120413978 gene encoding polyhomeotic-proximal chromatin protein-like isoform X1, whose amino-acid sequence MERPRGSRFYTKRSEHYNNLQKQEEEKLNNNNNNNHSHPALHASPQQQQHQQHHHPGHSPHLQRPLKESSNTNIQQQQQQQKQSSVVKIELLRSPAQPEAQQGGARLIKTGAQSPAAASTAPAALSPHGGSPSTVSHLRSIRPFPTAVSSANATATTTTTASAGTTGERPLKCLETLAEKAGITFDEKYDATTTLEKSQSPAGQQQVAQQTAVPLQLSQEQLQQFQQFQQFQQAFTAGTATIQVKQEYNPPQPQQSNATGGMDQQQQQQQQAAQQQVAQQQQQQQQAMQAAGQLSAADWQHGRVQVLQQPIQNQYLQQLYGSQQLLVHPGIGGQQQIQLITSKPFQGTPQMLATTPGKQVIGTGTGNFSGAYALPTIPSSQSQALLFSPDVQKQLTLAASAAAASQAGQKVQIQKIGTSISAAGQQQSVTTLTQQQAAAAAASGQQCVQVSQATMPTAQLLSPLQQQGAQQMQFTSPWIPQMGQFWTANGLQLASNPIIFRNTGPDGSSNMFIQQSPQQAIQQAHNQTLTLPCITQQPQQTAQQQAQQQAQQQQQQAQQNQQNQQNQVNQQQQQAQQQANVTAQQTTATAQQPQLAAQTTLQQKTVGSHLAPKQTQRPQLLPQGSSPNIRPSASTQTMQAQQNLLAKGSKIRTKQQPVRPSGPVQIKADLANAQVKLGQNQQQQQQPQMQQVVTTGGKMVLMNTGGQITSPSVLNIQPMLTTDKQQQLQLQQQIKSAQQQQAHQQQQHQQVLLQQQAALQQLHQQHALQQQQQNQQGAQAQQQIQQLQQQFIQQNQQNQQPGQLVGQTNQTTGQLIQTAAAAAAAGGQTQGNILQQFVFQQQPGQGNQPGGISMINVTSTESMLQHHQQQQQQQQQGQQQTQAGQTIGQKGTTQMIITNQLTQQQQQQQQQGGERNVSVAHSQTLQIERTILPVVSIAGMSAAPIVVSSNGTTISPIHQQQAQLHQAQSGQLPTGNQQQQQQHPSQILVSTIPTSMQQQVNAQNPIVAMTSLSAAPLSAATAMMINTSTPVSSSATSAATTTSINQTPVVSASITTTTSKESADMKAASVAMLQLQHLSTPQKQIQHQQMLESMNAANAAAAAAAAGSPTMNSMQQQKATPTTPTHSAAPASTMGGMAGTPTTTMAASSAVEQQQQQQMNSSRSSLGHSAGTPTKSIVADTTAKDKQQQQQVQQDAATGKGRYSVPASAAPDSASDAQQQQQLNGGPTPMDTSSPASATAAAAAAATLAGLASAIPASLAPTTSIPAPTPTSAPSTTGPPAAVADESAGGAAVVSTTTSTANSSTTTPALPTIASSASTNATTTTTPPTSANGTMTSASVVAASSPAPTTVTSNNSLPPASKAGLPTADKGGLPKAMIKPNVLTHVIDGFVIQEAPDPFPVQRQRYPERDSGDEPPKKRNTTESNSPISPSHHHNQQSGNLQPPQNPSSGGPDMGNCEICGKPELRAKMKRKRFCSVDCARAAKQNSTDQVSSPAHNGTASATAAGNGESVTTTSSSTAVNPVAPSNIKLERMESMDTTPSAPPQFAAVTPAMDAGSATVTATPQAAAAAEDTPVIMKWTVHEVCDFIKNLPGCSDYAEDFLIQEIDGQALLLLKENHLVNAMGMKLGPALKIVAKVQGLVASTAPEGQQMQ is encoded by the exons GTCGGAGCATTACAATAATCTGCAGAAGCAAGAGGAGGAGaagctcaacaacaacaacaacaacaaccacagcCATCCGGCGCTGCACGCGAGTcctcagcagcagcaacatcagCAGCATCACCATCCGGGCCACAGTCCCCATCTGCAGCGACCTTTGAAGGAGTCCTCGAACACCAACatccagcaacagcaacaacagcaaaagCAATCTTCGGTGGTGAAGATCGAACTGTTGCGCAGTCCCGCCCAGCCGGAAGCCCAGCAAGGCGGCGCTCGACTCATCAAAACCGGCGCCCAATCACCGGCCGCTGCCTCGACTGCCCCCGCGGCCCTCTCGCCGCACGGCGGAAGCCCCTCGACCGTCTCCCACCTGCGGTCAATCCGACCCTTCCCGACTGCTGTAAGTTCGGCCAACGCCACAGCGACCACCACAACCACTGCCAGCGCCGGAACGACCGGGGAACGGCCGCTCAAGTGCCTGGAAACGCTCGCCGAGAAGGCCGGCATCACCTTTGACGAAAAGTACGACGCGACCACCACGCTGGAGAAGTCACAGAGCCCCGCCGGGCAGCAGCAGGTGGCCCAGCAAACGGCGGTGCCCCTGCAGCTGTCCCAGGAGCAGCTCCAGCAGTTCCAACAGTTTCAACAGTTCCAGCAAGCGTTCACCGCTGGAACGGCGACCATCCAGGTCAAGCAGGAGTACAACCCACCCCAACCCCAGCAATCCAATGCCACCGGTGGAatggaccagcagcagcagcagcagcaacaggcgGCCCAACAACAGGtcgcccagcagcagcagcaacaacagcaagcCATGCAAGCCGCGGGTCAGCTGTCCGCAGCCGATTGGCAGCACGGGCGCGTCCAAGTGCTCCAGCAACCGATCCAGAACCAATACCTGCAACAGCTGTACGGCTCGCAGCAACTCCTGGTACATCCGGGGATTGGGGGTCAGCAGCAGATTCAACTGATTACGTCGAAGCCCTTCCAGGGTACGCCGCAGATGTTGGCGACCACACCCGGCAAGCAGGTCATCGGAACGGGGACGGGGAACTTTAGCGGGGCGTACGCGCTGCCGACGATTCCGTCGAGTCAGTCGCAGGCGCTGCTGTTTAGTCCG GACGTCCAAAAGCAGCTCACGCTTGCCGCGTCCGCTGCCGCCGCCAGCCAGGCCGGCCAAAAGGTGCAAATCCAAAAGATCGGCACCAGCATATCGGCCGCCGGCCAGCAGCAGAGCGTCACCACGCTAACGCAGCAGCAAGCTGCCGCAGCCGCCGCCTCCGGCCAACAGTGCGTCCAGGTTTCGCAAGCGACGATGCCAACGGCGCAGCTGTTGAGTCCGCTGCAGCAGCAGGGCGCCCAGCAGATGCAGTTCACCTCGCCGTGGATCCCCCAGATGGGTCAGTTTTGGACCGCGAATGGACTGCAGCTGGCGTCGAATCCGATCATCTTCCGGAACACTGGGCCAGACGGAAGCTCGAACATGTTCATCCAGCAAAGCCCGCAGCAGGCGATTCAGCAGGCTCACAATC aaactcTAACGCTGCCCTGCATTACGCAGCAACCCCAGCAAACTGCGCAGCAGCAAGCCCAACAACAGgctcagcaacagcagcagcaggctcAACAGAACCAGCAAAACCAGCAGAACCAAGTCaaccagcaacagcaacaagcTCAACAGCAAGCTAACGTAACTGCCCAGCAAACGACGGCCACCGCCCAGCAGCCCCAGTTGGCCGCCCAGACGACACTTCAGCAAAAGACTGTCGGCAGCCACCTGGCGCCGAAGCAAACCCAGCGACCGCAGCTGCTGCCCCAGGGCTCGTCCCCGAACATCCGTCCGTCGGCGTCGACGCAAACCATGCAAGCCCAGCAGAATCTGCTCGCCAAGGGCAGCAAAATTCGCACCAAACAGCAACCGGTGCGACCGTCCGGCCCAGTTCAGATCAAGGCGGATCTTGCGAACGCCCAGGTCAAGCTCGGTCAAaatcaacaacagcagcagcaaccgcAAATGCAGCAGGTTGTGACGACCGGGGGAAA AATGGTCCTGATGAACACCGGAGGTCAGATAACGTCCCCATCGGTGCTGAACATTCAGCCAATGCTGACCACCGACAAGCAACAGCAGTTGCAGTTGCAGCAGCAAATCAAGAgcgcccagcagcagcaggcgcATCAGCAGCAACAGCACCAACAGGTTCTGCTCCAACAGCAG GCCGCCCTCCAACAACTCCACCAACAGCACGCTctacagcagcaacaacagaatCAGCAGGGCGCCCAAGCCCAACAGCAGATCCAACAACTGCAGCAACAATTCATCCAGCAAAACCAACAAAACCAACAACCCGGTCAACTGGTGGGTCAAACCAACCAAACCACGGGTCAACTGATCCAAACCGCTGCGGCAGCAGCCGCCGCCGGTGGCCAAACCCAGGGCAACATCCTGCAGCAGTTTGTGTTCCAGCAGCAACCTGGCCAGGGCAATCAACCGGGTGGGATCTCGATGATCAACGTCACTTCGACGGAATCGATGCTGCAGCACcatcagcaacagcagcagcaacaacaacagggCCAGCAGCAGACGCAAGCTGGCCAAACTATTGGCCAAAAGGGAACAACCCAGATGATCATCACTAACCAGTTgacgcaacaacaacaacagcaacagcagcaaggTGGCGAACGCAACGTCAGCGTTGCGCACTCGCAAACGTTGCAAATTGAACGTACGATTCTGCCGGTCGTTTCCATCGCCGGAATGTCCGCCGCCCCAATTGTAGTCTCCAGCAACGGAACGACCATTTCCCCAATCCATCAACAGCAAGCCCAGCTTCATCAAGCTCAAAGTGGTCAACTCCCCACCGGCAaccaacagcaacagcagcaacacCCCTCGCAAATCCTCGTATCCACCATCCCAACCTCCATGCAGCAGCAAGTCAACGCCCAGAACCCAATCGTAGCGATGACCTCCCTCTCGGCCGCTCCACTCTCCGCTGCCACCGCCATGATGATCAACACCTCAACCCCCGTCTCCTCCTCGGCAACCTCCGCCGCCACCACAACCTCCATCAACCAAACCCCCGTCGTCTCGGCCTCCATCACCACGACCACCTCCAAGGAAAGTGCCGACATGAAGGCCGCCAGCGTAGCGATGCTCCAACTCCAACATCTCTCCACCCCCCAAAAGCAAATCCAGCACCAGCAAATGCTGGAGAGTATGAACGCGGCGAACGCCGCGGCAGCCGCTGCTGCCGCCGGTTCCCCCACGATGAACTCGATGCAGCAGCAGAAGGCGACTCCGACTACGCCGACCCACTCGGCGGCGCCGGCTTCGACGATGGGAGGGATGGCGGgaacgccgacgacgacgatggcggcGAGCTCGGCcgttgagcagcagcagcagcagcagatgaaCAGCAGCAGGTCGTCGCTTGGGCATAGTGCAGGGACGCCGACGAAGTCGATCGTGGCGGACACGACGGCCAAGgataagcagcagcagcagcaggtgcaGCAGGATGCGGCTACCGGGAAAGGTAGGT ACTCAGTACCAGCATCAGCCGCGCCGGACAGCGCATCGGAcgcgcaacagcagcagcaactgaACGGCGGCCCAACGCCGATGGACACATCGTCACCGGCGtccgcaacagcagcagcagccgccgcAGCCACCCTGGCCGGTCTGGCCTCCGCGATCCCTGCCTCCCTGGCGCCAACCACGTCCATCCCGGCACCAACACCAACATCTGCCCCGTCAACAACCGGTCCACCAGCTGCCGTCGCGGACGAGTCGGCAGGTGGTGCCGCCGTAGTCAGCACGACCACATCGACGGCCAACAGCAGCACAACGACACCGGCACTGCCAACGATCGCGAGCAGTGCGAGCACGAACGCGACGACGACCACGACGCCACCGACGTCGGCCAATGGAACAATGACCAGCGCGAGCGTTGTGGCGGCTTCCTCACCTGCGCCAACGACGGTCACCAGCAACAATAGCTTGCCGCCGGCGAGTAAGGCCGGGCTGCCGACGGCCGATAAGGGAGGACTGCCGAAGGCGATGATTAAGCCGAACGTGCTGACGCACGTGATCGATGGATTTGTGATACAGGAGGCGCCGGATCCGTTTCCGGTGCAGCGGCAGAGGTATCCCGAGCGGGATAGTGGAGATGAACCGCCGA AAAAACGCAACACCACCGAGTCCAACTCGCCCATCTCGCCGAGCCACCACCACAACCAGCAGTCCGGCAACCTTCAACCGCCGCAAAACCCATCCAGCGGCGGCCCCGACATGGGCAACTGCGAGATCTGCGGCAAGCCGGAACTGCGCGCCAAAATGAAGCGAAAGCGCTTCTGCAGCGTCGACTGCGCCCGGGCGGCCAAGCAAAACTCCACCGACCAGGTCTCGTCACCGGCGCACAACGGAACGGCCTCCGCCACGGCGGCTGGAAACGGAGAATCGGTcacgacgacgtcgtcgtccACGGCGGTTAATCCGGTGGCGCCGTCCAACATTAAGTTGGAGCGGATGGAATCGATGGACACGACGCCTTCGGCGCCGCCACAGTTTGCGGCGGTGACGCCCGCGATGGACGCGGGTTCGGCTACGGTTACGGCAACGCCGCAGGCTGCGGCGGCGGCGGAGGACACTCCGGTCATCATGAAGTGGACCGTGCACGAGGTGTGCGACTTTATCAAGAATCTGCCCGGCTGCAGCGACTACGCGGAGGACTTTTTGATTCAGGAGATTGATGGGCAAGCGTTGTTGCTGCTCAAGGAGAATCACCTGGTGAACGCGATGGGCATGAAGCTCGGACCGGCGCTCAAGATTGTGGCCAAGGTGCAAGGCCTGGTGGCGAGCACGGCGCCCGAGGGACAACAGATGCAGTAG
- the LOC120413978 gene encoding polyhomeotic-proximal chromatin protein-like isoform X2 translates to MERPRGSRFYTKRSEHYNNLQKQEEEKLNNNNNNNHSHPALHASPQQQQHQQHHHPGHSPHLQRPLKESSNTNIQQQQQQQKQSSVVKIELLRSPAQPEAQQGGARLIKTGAQSPAAASTAPAALSPHGGSPSTVSHLRSIRPFPTAVSSANATATTTTTASAGTTGERPLKCLETLAEKAGITFDEKYDATTTLEKSQSPAGQQQVAQQTAVPLQLSQEQLQQFQQFQQFQQAFTAGTATIQVKQEYNPPQPQQSNATGGMDQQQQQQQQAAQQQVAQQQQQQQQAMQAAGQLSAADWQHGRVQVLQQPIQNQYLQQLYGSQQLLVHPGIGGQQQIQLITSKPFQGTPQMLATTPGKQVIGTGTGNFSGAYALPTIPSSQSQALLFSPDVQKQLTLAASAAAASQAGQKVQIQKIGTSISAAGQQQSVTTLTQQQAAAAAASGQQCVQVSQATMPTAQLLSPLQQQGAQQMQFTSPWIPQMGQFWTANGLQLASNPIIFRNTGPDGSSNMFIQQSPQQAIQQAHNQTLTLPCITQQPQQTAQQQAQQQAQQQQQQAQQNQQNQQNQVNQQQQQAQQQANVTAQQTTATAQQPQLAAQTTLQQKTVGSHLAPKQTQRPQLLPQGSSPNIRPSASTQTMQAQQNLLAKGSKIRTKQQPVRPSGPVQIKADLANAQVKLGQNQQQQQQPQMQQVVTTGGKMVLMNTGGQITSPSVLNIQPMLTTDKQQQLQLQQQIKSAQQQQAHQQQQHQQVLLQQQAALQQLHQQHALQQQQQNQQGAQAQQQIQQLQQQFIQQNQQNQQPGQLVGQTNQTTGQLIQTAAAAAAAGGQTQGNILQQFVFQQQPGQGNQPGGISMINVTSTESMLQHHQQQQQQQQQGQQQTQAGQTIGQKGTTQMIITNQLTQQQQQQQQQGGERNVSVAHSQTLQIERTILPVVSIAGMSAAPIVVSSNGTTISPIHQQQAQLHQAQSGQLPTGNQQQQQQHPSQILVSTIPTSMQQQVNAQNPIVAMTSLSAAPLSAATAMMINTSTPVSSSATSAATTTSINQTPVVSASITTTTSKESADMKAASVAMLQLQHLSTPQKQIQHQQMLESMNAANAAAAAAAAGSPTMNSMQQQKATPTTPTHSAAPASTMGGMAGTPTTTMAASSAVEQQQQQQMNSSRSSLGHSAGTPTKSIVADTTAKDKQQQQQVQQDAATGKDSVPASAAPDSASDAQQQQQLNGGPTPMDTSSPASATAAAAAAATLAGLASAIPASLAPTTSIPAPTPTSAPSTTGPPAAVADESAGGAAVVSTTTSTANSSTTTPALPTIASSASTNATTTTTPPTSANGTMTSASVVAASSPAPTTVTSNNSLPPASKAGLPTADKGGLPKAMIKPNVLTHVIDGFVIQEAPDPFPVQRQRYPERDSGDEPPKKRNTTESNSPISPSHHHNQQSGNLQPPQNPSSGGPDMGNCEICGKPELRAKMKRKRFCSVDCARAAKQNSTDQVSSPAHNGTASATAAGNGESVTTTSSSTAVNPVAPSNIKLERMESMDTTPSAPPQFAAVTPAMDAGSATVTATPQAAAAAEDTPVIMKWTVHEVCDFIKNLPGCSDYAEDFLIQEIDGQALLLLKENHLVNAMGMKLGPALKIVAKVQGLVASTAPEGQQMQ, encoded by the exons GTCGGAGCATTACAATAATCTGCAGAAGCAAGAGGAGGAGaagctcaacaacaacaacaacaacaaccacagcCATCCGGCGCTGCACGCGAGTcctcagcagcagcaacatcagCAGCATCACCATCCGGGCCACAGTCCCCATCTGCAGCGACCTTTGAAGGAGTCCTCGAACACCAACatccagcaacagcaacaacagcaaaagCAATCTTCGGTGGTGAAGATCGAACTGTTGCGCAGTCCCGCCCAGCCGGAAGCCCAGCAAGGCGGCGCTCGACTCATCAAAACCGGCGCCCAATCACCGGCCGCTGCCTCGACTGCCCCCGCGGCCCTCTCGCCGCACGGCGGAAGCCCCTCGACCGTCTCCCACCTGCGGTCAATCCGACCCTTCCCGACTGCTGTAAGTTCGGCCAACGCCACAGCGACCACCACAACCACTGCCAGCGCCGGAACGACCGGGGAACGGCCGCTCAAGTGCCTGGAAACGCTCGCCGAGAAGGCCGGCATCACCTTTGACGAAAAGTACGACGCGACCACCACGCTGGAGAAGTCACAGAGCCCCGCCGGGCAGCAGCAGGTGGCCCAGCAAACGGCGGTGCCCCTGCAGCTGTCCCAGGAGCAGCTCCAGCAGTTCCAACAGTTTCAACAGTTCCAGCAAGCGTTCACCGCTGGAACGGCGACCATCCAGGTCAAGCAGGAGTACAACCCACCCCAACCCCAGCAATCCAATGCCACCGGTGGAatggaccagcagcagcagcagcagcaacaggcgGCCCAACAACAGGtcgcccagcagcagcagcaacaacagcaagcCATGCAAGCCGCGGGTCAGCTGTCCGCAGCCGATTGGCAGCACGGGCGCGTCCAAGTGCTCCAGCAACCGATCCAGAACCAATACCTGCAACAGCTGTACGGCTCGCAGCAACTCCTGGTACATCCGGGGATTGGGGGTCAGCAGCAGATTCAACTGATTACGTCGAAGCCCTTCCAGGGTACGCCGCAGATGTTGGCGACCACACCCGGCAAGCAGGTCATCGGAACGGGGACGGGGAACTTTAGCGGGGCGTACGCGCTGCCGACGATTCCGTCGAGTCAGTCGCAGGCGCTGCTGTTTAGTCCG GACGTCCAAAAGCAGCTCACGCTTGCCGCGTCCGCTGCCGCCGCCAGCCAGGCCGGCCAAAAGGTGCAAATCCAAAAGATCGGCACCAGCATATCGGCCGCCGGCCAGCAGCAGAGCGTCACCACGCTAACGCAGCAGCAAGCTGCCGCAGCCGCCGCCTCCGGCCAACAGTGCGTCCAGGTTTCGCAAGCGACGATGCCAACGGCGCAGCTGTTGAGTCCGCTGCAGCAGCAGGGCGCCCAGCAGATGCAGTTCACCTCGCCGTGGATCCCCCAGATGGGTCAGTTTTGGACCGCGAATGGACTGCAGCTGGCGTCGAATCCGATCATCTTCCGGAACACTGGGCCAGACGGAAGCTCGAACATGTTCATCCAGCAAAGCCCGCAGCAGGCGATTCAGCAGGCTCACAATC aaactcTAACGCTGCCCTGCATTACGCAGCAACCCCAGCAAACTGCGCAGCAGCAAGCCCAACAACAGgctcagcaacagcagcagcaggctcAACAGAACCAGCAAAACCAGCAGAACCAAGTCaaccagcaacagcaacaagcTCAACAGCAAGCTAACGTAACTGCCCAGCAAACGACGGCCACCGCCCAGCAGCCCCAGTTGGCCGCCCAGACGACACTTCAGCAAAAGACTGTCGGCAGCCACCTGGCGCCGAAGCAAACCCAGCGACCGCAGCTGCTGCCCCAGGGCTCGTCCCCGAACATCCGTCCGTCGGCGTCGACGCAAACCATGCAAGCCCAGCAGAATCTGCTCGCCAAGGGCAGCAAAATTCGCACCAAACAGCAACCGGTGCGACCGTCCGGCCCAGTTCAGATCAAGGCGGATCTTGCGAACGCCCAGGTCAAGCTCGGTCAAaatcaacaacagcagcagcaaccgcAAATGCAGCAGGTTGTGACGACCGGGGGAAA AATGGTCCTGATGAACACCGGAGGTCAGATAACGTCCCCATCGGTGCTGAACATTCAGCCAATGCTGACCACCGACAAGCAACAGCAGTTGCAGTTGCAGCAGCAAATCAAGAgcgcccagcagcagcaggcgcATCAGCAGCAACAGCACCAACAGGTTCTGCTCCAACAGCAG GCCGCCCTCCAACAACTCCACCAACAGCACGCTctacagcagcaacaacagaatCAGCAGGGCGCCCAAGCCCAACAGCAGATCCAACAACTGCAGCAACAATTCATCCAGCAAAACCAACAAAACCAACAACCCGGTCAACTGGTGGGTCAAACCAACCAAACCACGGGTCAACTGATCCAAACCGCTGCGGCAGCAGCCGCCGCCGGTGGCCAAACCCAGGGCAACATCCTGCAGCAGTTTGTGTTCCAGCAGCAACCTGGCCAGGGCAATCAACCGGGTGGGATCTCGATGATCAACGTCACTTCGACGGAATCGATGCTGCAGCACcatcagcaacagcagcagcaacaacaacagggCCAGCAGCAGACGCAAGCTGGCCAAACTATTGGCCAAAAGGGAACAACCCAGATGATCATCACTAACCAGTTgacgcaacaacaacaacagcaacagcagcaaggTGGCGAACGCAACGTCAGCGTTGCGCACTCGCAAACGTTGCAAATTGAACGTACGATTCTGCCGGTCGTTTCCATCGCCGGAATGTCCGCCGCCCCAATTGTAGTCTCCAGCAACGGAACGACCATTTCCCCAATCCATCAACAGCAAGCCCAGCTTCATCAAGCTCAAAGTGGTCAACTCCCCACCGGCAaccaacagcaacagcagcaacacCCCTCGCAAATCCTCGTATCCACCATCCCAACCTCCATGCAGCAGCAAGTCAACGCCCAGAACCCAATCGTAGCGATGACCTCCCTCTCGGCCGCTCCACTCTCCGCTGCCACCGCCATGATGATCAACACCTCAACCCCCGTCTCCTCCTCGGCAACCTCCGCCGCCACCACAACCTCCATCAACCAAACCCCCGTCGTCTCGGCCTCCATCACCACGACCACCTCCAAGGAAAGTGCCGACATGAAGGCCGCCAGCGTAGCGATGCTCCAACTCCAACATCTCTCCACCCCCCAAAAGCAAATCCAGCACCAGCAAATGCTGGAGAGTATGAACGCGGCGAACGCCGCGGCAGCCGCTGCTGCCGCCGGTTCCCCCACGATGAACTCGATGCAGCAGCAGAAGGCGACTCCGACTACGCCGACCCACTCGGCGGCGCCGGCTTCGACGATGGGAGGGATGGCGGgaacgccgacgacgacgatggcggcGAGCTCGGCcgttgagcagcagcagcagcagcagatgaaCAGCAGCAGGTCGTCGCTTGGGCATAGTGCAGGGACGCCGACGAAGTCGATCGTGGCGGACACGACGGCCAAGgataagcagcagcagcagcaggtgcaGCAGGATGCGGCTACCGGGAAAG ACTCAGTACCAGCATCAGCCGCGCCGGACAGCGCATCGGAcgcgcaacagcagcagcaactgaACGGCGGCCCAACGCCGATGGACACATCGTCACCGGCGtccgcaacagcagcagcagccgccgcAGCCACCCTGGCCGGTCTGGCCTCCGCGATCCCTGCCTCCCTGGCGCCAACCACGTCCATCCCGGCACCAACACCAACATCTGCCCCGTCAACAACCGGTCCACCAGCTGCCGTCGCGGACGAGTCGGCAGGTGGTGCCGCCGTAGTCAGCACGACCACATCGACGGCCAACAGCAGCACAACGACACCGGCACTGCCAACGATCGCGAGCAGTGCGAGCACGAACGCGACGACGACCACGACGCCACCGACGTCGGCCAATGGAACAATGACCAGCGCGAGCGTTGTGGCGGCTTCCTCACCTGCGCCAACGACGGTCACCAGCAACAATAGCTTGCCGCCGGCGAGTAAGGCCGGGCTGCCGACGGCCGATAAGGGAGGACTGCCGAAGGCGATGATTAAGCCGAACGTGCTGACGCACGTGATCGATGGATTTGTGATACAGGAGGCGCCGGATCCGTTTCCGGTGCAGCGGCAGAGGTATCCCGAGCGGGATAGTGGAGATGAACCGCCGA AAAAACGCAACACCACCGAGTCCAACTCGCCCATCTCGCCGAGCCACCACCACAACCAGCAGTCCGGCAACCTTCAACCGCCGCAAAACCCATCCAGCGGCGGCCCCGACATGGGCAACTGCGAGATCTGCGGCAAGCCGGAACTGCGCGCCAAAATGAAGCGAAAGCGCTTCTGCAGCGTCGACTGCGCCCGGGCGGCCAAGCAAAACTCCACCGACCAGGTCTCGTCACCGGCGCACAACGGAACGGCCTCCGCCACGGCGGCTGGAAACGGAGAATCGGTcacgacgacgtcgtcgtccACGGCGGTTAATCCGGTGGCGCCGTCCAACATTAAGTTGGAGCGGATGGAATCGATGGACACGACGCCTTCGGCGCCGCCACAGTTTGCGGCGGTGACGCCCGCGATGGACGCGGGTTCGGCTACGGTTACGGCAACGCCGCAGGCTGCGGCGGCGGCGGAGGACACTCCGGTCATCATGAAGTGGACCGTGCACGAGGTGTGCGACTTTATCAAGAATCTGCCCGGCTGCAGCGACTACGCGGAGGACTTTTTGATTCAGGAGATTGATGGGCAAGCGTTGTTGCTGCTCAAGGAGAATCACCTGGTGAACGCGATGGGCATGAAGCTCGGACCGGCGCTCAAGATTGTGGCCAAGGTGCAAGGCCTGGTGGCGAGCACGGCGCCCGAGGGACAACAGATGCAGTAG